Proteins encoded in a region of the Gallalistipes aquisgranensis genome:
- a CDS encoding FAD-dependent oxidoreductase: MKMDRRTMLKTAAALSLCAAMPGCLSSGTGKPRRKAKRSIETDILVVGGGTAGVVAALQAAYGGCRTVLVEGGSQLGGTMTTGGVAFPGLFHVNGKQIIGGIGWNLVCETVAMNDDTLPDFSVPYGKSHWLHQVAFNPFLYAALAEEKCLAAGIGLRYYEWPVSVEKSSGGWTVRTFGKGEEYEIRCRQLVDCTGDAAVTALAGFARLREEETQPGSILFRFCGYDPEKLDYDLLGARYRAAVADGTLERGDVYSDIRLLLDKRNGLASSHVLGADSSTSEAHTAANIAGKASVLRILRFLRTLPGCEKARIESMQPETAVRETYRIDGCYCITCEDYAEGRRFDDAVCYSYYPIDLHDAHGVKPRHLEEGVVPTVPLRALIPAGSRDLVVAGRCVSSDRLANSALRVQASCMGMGQAAGAAAVLACRQGATPGEVPVEDIRALIREYGGIVP, from the coding sequence ATGAAAATGGACAGACGAACGATGTTGAAGACGGCGGCGGCCCTTTCGCTGTGCGCCGCGATGCCTGGCTGTCTTTCTTCCGGAACGGGGAAACCACGGCGAAAGGCGAAAAGAAGCATTGAAACCGATATTCTGGTGGTGGGCGGAGGAACGGCCGGAGTGGTCGCCGCGCTGCAGGCGGCCTACGGAGGGTGCCGCACGGTGCTCGTCGAGGGCGGCAGTCAGCTGGGCGGTACGATGACTACGGGCGGGGTCGCTTTCCCCGGTCTTTTCCATGTGAACGGGAAACAGATCATCGGCGGTATCGGCTGGAATCTCGTGTGCGAGACTGTGGCCATGAACGACGACACGCTGCCCGATTTCTCGGTTCCCTACGGCAAAAGCCATTGGCTGCACCAGGTGGCCTTCAATCCCTTCCTGTATGCGGCACTGGCCGAGGAGAAGTGCCTGGCGGCCGGTATCGGGCTGCGTTACTACGAGTGGCCGGTGTCGGTGGAGAAGAGCTCCGGCGGCTGGACGGTGAGGACGTTCGGCAAGGGAGAGGAGTACGAAATCCGCTGCCGGCAGCTGGTGGACTGTACGGGCGATGCGGCGGTGACGGCATTGGCCGGGTTCGCCCGCCTGCGGGAGGAGGAGACCCAGCCGGGGTCGATTCTCTTCCGTTTCTGCGGTTACGATCCCGAAAAGCTCGATTACGATCTGCTGGGGGCCCGCTACCGGGCGGCCGTGGCCGACGGGACGCTGGAGCGGGGCGACGTGTACAGCGATATCCGCCTGTTGCTCGACAAGCGGAACGGACTGGCCTCGTCGCACGTGCTGGGCGCCGACTCATCCACGTCCGAGGCCCACACGGCCGCCAATATCGCCGGAAAGGCTTCCGTATTGCGGATACTGCGTTTCCTGCGGACGCTGCCCGGATGCGAGAAGGCGCGGATCGAAAGCATGCAGCCGGAGACGGCCGTGCGCGAAACCTACCGGATCGACGGCTGCTACTGCATCACCTGCGAGGATTACGCCGAAGGACGCCGTTTCGACGATGCCGTATGCTATTCCTATTATCCGATCGACCTGCACGATGCCCACGGGGTGAAACCCCGTCACCTGGAAGAGGGGGTGGTGCCGACCGTTCCCCTGCGGGCGCTGATTCCTGCGGGCAGCCGGGACCTGGTCGTGGCGGGACGCTGCGTGAGCAGCGACCGGCTGGCCAATTCGGCGCTGCGGGTACAGGCGTCCTGCATGGGGATGGGGCAGGCGGCGGGAGCGGCTGCCGTGCTGGCCTGCCGGCAGGGGGCGACTCCCGGTGAGGTTCCCGTGGAGGATATTCGGGCGCTGATCCGCGAATACGGCGGTATTGTGCCCTGA
- a CDS encoding DMT family transporter translates to MGWIYLILGGLFEIGWPLGFKLAGTASRGHLAFIALSVVSMALSGLFLYLAQRSIPIGTAYAVWTGIGAVGTLFIGIFAFGDPAGFWRLFSAFLIVAGIVGLKLA, encoded by the coding sequence ATGGGTTGGATATACCTCATATTGGGCGGCCTTTTCGAGATCGGATGGCCCCTGGGATTCAAACTGGCCGGCACCGCCTCCCGCGGACACCTGGCGTTCATCGCCCTGTCGGTCGTGTCGATGGCCCTGAGCGGGCTGTTCCTCTACCTGGCCCAGCGCTCCATCCCGATCGGCACGGCCTATGCCGTCTGGACGGGAATCGGAGCCGTCGGGACCCTCTTCATCGGTATCTTCGCTTTCGGCGATCCGGCCGGCTTCTGGCGTCTGTTCTCCGCGTTCCTCATCGTCGCCGGCATCGTCGGCCTCAAACTGGCCTGA
- the mutY gene encoding A/G-specific adenine glycosylase produces MSVCPDTAASLREISATLVEWYGRNRRELPWRETRDPYRIWISEVILQQTRVAQGLGYYLRFTGRFPDPAALAAAPEDEVLRLWQGLGYYSRARNLHAAARRIVREHGGRFPHTYPEVRALPGVGDYTAAAICSIAFGLPHATVDGNVYRVLSRLFDLALPVDEGRGRRAFASLAAELLDPRQPGMHNQALMEFGALHCVPSSPECIACPLAGRCLALAAGTVGERPVKRAKSTPIPRYFNYLHILWRGRTLLSRRGAGDIWNGLYEFPLIETGSPAGWDEVIRTPRFGEWFPGREEFRLLGATRMPPHQLSHRTIHACVWRLEIPGKELPAPLRAFVLTEGPGPGERAVPRLLDRYFETLG; encoded by the coding sequence ATGTCCGTCTGCCCCGACACCGCCGCCTCCTTACGGGAGATCAGCGCCACGCTGGTCGAGTGGTACGGCCGCAACCGCAGGGAACTCCCCTGGCGAGAGACCCGCGACCCATACCGCATCTGGATATCCGAGGTGATTCTCCAGCAGACCCGCGTGGCACAGGGGCTCGGCTATTACCTGCGCTTCACCGGCCGTTTTCCCGATCCCGCCGCGCTGGCCGCCGCCCCCGAAGACGAGGTGCTCCGGTTATGGCAGGGGCTCGGCTATTACAGCCGGGCCCGGAACCTGCACGCCGCCGCCCGGCGGATCGTCCGGGAACACGGGGGCCGGTTTCCACACACCTACCCGGAAGTGCGGGCCCTGCCGGGCGTAGGCGACTATACGGCGGCGGCGATCTGCTCCATCGCATTCGGACTGCCCCACGCCACGGTGGACGGCAACGTCTACCGGGTGCTCTCCCGGCTCTTCGACCTGGCGCTTCCCGTCGACGAGGGCCGCGGCAGGCGTGCTTTCGCCTCGCTGGCCGCCGAACTGCTCGATCCCCGGCAGCCGGGAATGCACAACCAGGCCCTCATGGAGTTCGGCGCCCTGCACTGTGTTCCCTCCTCTCCGGAGTGCATCGCCTGTCCCCTCGCCGGCCGCTGTCTGGCTCTGGCCGCGGGAACGGTCGGGGAACGCCCCGTCAAACGCGCCAAAAGCACCCCTATCCCGCGCTATTTCAACTATCTTCACATCCTCTGGAGAGGCCGCACGCTCCTCTCCCGCCGCGGGGCCGGCGACATCTGGAACGGTCTCTACGAATTTCCCCTGATCGAAACCGGTTCCCCCGCCGGATGGGACGAGGTGATCCGCACGCCCCGGTTCGGGGAGTGGTTCCCCGGCCGGGAGGAGTTCCGCCTGCTGGGTGCGACACGGATGCCCCCGCATCAGCTCTCGCACCGCACGATCCACGCCTGCGTATGGCGGCTGGAGATTCCAGGAAAGGAGCTGCCCGCTCCGCTCCGCGCCTTCGTTCTCACCGAGGGACCCGGTCCCGGCGAACGGGCGGTGCCCCGGCTGCTCGACCGTTATTTCGAAACCCTCGGATAA
- a CDS encoding pirin family protein: METILHKAATRGHFDHGWLQTYHTFSFANYYDPARVNFGALRVLNDDVVAPGTGFGMHPHRDMEIVTVPLHGTLEHEDSMGHASAIRPGEIQVMTAGTGIHHSEYAEKGDTPAELLQIWVIPDRRNLSPRYENAAVAGLVRRGEICTVVSPYPGDGHGLWIHQQAWFSLAEMDRDTRTVYTMKSGDSYGVYAFLIEGEANIAGTDLSHRDGLGISGTDSFEIYAVGDARILLIEVPEVE, translated from the coding sequence ATGGAAACAATCCTGCACAAAGCCGCCACGCGCGGCCACTTCGACCACGGCTGGCTGCAAACCTACCACACGTTCAGCTTCGCCAACTACTACGATCCCGCCCGGGTCAATTTCGGGGCGCTGCGCGTACTGAACGACGACGTGGTGGCTCCCGGCACGGGATTCGGCATGCACCCCCACCGCGACATGGAGATCGTCACGGTCCCCCTGCACGGCACGCTGGAACACGAGGACAGCATGGGACACGCCTCGGCCATCCGCCCGGGCGAGATACAGGTGATGACGGCCGGTACGGGCATCCATCACAGCGAATACGCCGAAAAGGGAGACACGCCCGCCGAACTGCTCCAGATATGGGTCATTCCCGACCGACGGAACCTTTCGCCGCGGTACGAGAATGCCGCCGTCGCCGGCCTTGTGCGCCGCGGGGAGATATGCACCGTCGTCTCGCCCTATCCCGGCGACGGACATGGACTGTGGATTCACCAGCAGGCATGGTTCTCGCTGGCCGAGATGGACCGGGACACCCGAACGGTCTATACGATGAAATCGGGAGACAGCTACGGGGTCTATGCCTTCCTGATCGAAGGAGAGGCGAACATAGCGGGCACCGATCTCTCGCACCGCGACGGGCTCGGGATCAGCGGAACGGATTCGTTCGAAATCTACGCCGTCGGCGACGCCCGCATCCTGCTGATCGAAGTTCCGGAAGTGGAATAG